ATGCAACCGTGTGGGGAGTGATGAGCGTGGCAGCACCGGCCATCGCCGCCTTGATGCTCACCGTCCTCAACTGGCGATGGATATTCCTCGTAAACCTCCCCCTGGGCTTGGCAGCCCTCATGGCGGGGTGGCGGGTACTGCCCGGACCGGCCGGTCGGCGTGACGGCCGCGTCGACTGGCTCGGAGCGGCCATGGTTGGGACCGTCACCATCGGAATGGCGATGGCGGTCGATCGCCTGGACTGGACCTCGCTGGCCTGGCTGGCCGCCGTGGCGATCGCAGCCTCGCTGTACGTGCGCCATGCCCGGCATCACGAGGCTCCGATTGTGCGTCTCGAGCATCTCATTCGCCAGCCGTATGCCGGGCTCGCGCTTGGAATCGGCCTCATGGTCGCAGGCGCCATCGCCGCCGAGACCTACATCCCGCTCTATGTGCGAGGAGCTCTCGGGGCCGGACCGGCCCTCACCGCCTGGTCGGTGCTCTTCTTCACCCTGGGATGGACGACCGGCGCCAACATCTCCGGACGACTCATGGGTCGAATGGCGGAGTCATCACTCACGGTCGGAGGGTTTGGCATCACGATCCCTGCCCTGGTGAGCCTCTGGGGTGTGGTCACCTTCGACCTGCCCACCGCCTTCGTGTTCGTGTGCCTCTACTTCGCCGGCACCGGCGTTGGGACATCGACGAACTCGGGGCTCACATTGCTCCGCACCGCAACTCCCGACGACCAACTGGGCAGAGTGACCGCGGCTCACCAGGTGGCGCGCGCCCAGGGCTTCACTATTGGAGCGGCGCTGGGCGGATCGGTGATCTTGCTGGCGGTGGCCCGTGTGGTCCCCGACCTCGACGTCGTTCGCCAACTGCTCGCCGGTGAATCCGCAGATATCACGTCGGCAGCCGCTCAGGGTATCGCCGATGGTTTCGCGTTGACGGCCCTCGTTGGAGCCGGGGTCGTCCTGGCCGGACTCCCGGCGATACTGAGGCTGCGGAAGTACCTGGCGCCCGCCCGGGCCGAGAAGCGAGAAAACAGGTAGCGATCGAGGCTGACACGTCGGACAGGATCAGGGCTTATGGCTCTAGCCGAATCGATGGGGAGGTTGGCACAATCTTCATGAGTGAGGTGATCTCATGTTTTGGCGTGTACTTCTCTGCCTTCTCGTCACGTGTACCGCGGCCGGCTGTGGCGATGGGGATCAGGTCGGGGCCGGACCGTCCACCACTCTGCCGGAGCCAACCACGACGATCCCATCAACCACCACGACAGTGGCCAATACAACCACGACGCTGGACGTCACCACAACCAGCGCAGTCGACCTCTGTCCTACACCTGCCATCGTCGCCAACCTGAGCTACGACCACGACATCTCACAGGATCCCCCTGGCTCTCACCTTGTGGCACATGTCTCCGGGTCGGTGGTCCTAATCGTCGGCTCACAGGGTGTGGAGACCTCCGCACCGGGAGCCCTGACCGCCACACTGACCGGCGTGATGGGAGACGAATGTGTCATGGAGGGATCCGGGAGTGTTGGTGTCACGATCACGGGATCGTGTGACGGCGGAGTCTTGACCATGCAGGTGACCGAGGTCTACTACCAGGAGGGCTCCCTCACCGTCACCTGTAAGGACGGGTCGAGCACGACCGATATCCCATCGTCCACAACGGTCCACGATCTGACGATGGAACTCAAAGATGGCGACACGGTTGAACAACCGTTCATGGGTGCGATGGGTTCCGGCACCTATCGATGGACGCTCACACTGCCGTAGCGCCACCCACCCGAACCGTTCCGCTATCCGGCTGATCGCCACGGCCCGGTGGGAGGGAGTCCACGGGCCGGGACAGAAAAGAACCCCGTCGTCGACCACCTAGCGTATCCGCGACAGCTGCCGGGAAGGACACCGTGGAGGACAACAACCGCAAGATGATGCGCCTTCAGTGGAAGGCCCATAAGCTCGCATGGAACTTGTCGGGTGGCCGATTGGGTCGCCGCGTCACCGGGATGCCCGTGCTGGAACTAGTCACGATCGGTCGCAAATCCGGCGAGGAACGCCAGATCCTCATCTCCTACGTCGATGACAGCGGGACGCCGGCCATCATCGGCACGAACGCCGGGAAGGACGCCGACCCTGCCTGGGTGTTGAACCTGCGTGCCAACCCGAATGCCCGAGCACGCTGGGACGGCAAGTGGCGCCAGGTCACTGCGGTCGAACTCACCGGAGAAGATCATCAGCACGTTTGGAACAAGGCACTT
This genomic stretch from Acidimicrobiia bacterium harbors:
- a CDS encoding MFS transporter, which translates into the protein MSEPSGVLSRQLLPASIAIFTTVALVAFEGLAVAAALPQLAADLGGVGLLPWTITGFLLTSGIATAISGPLVDGVGARTMFRWAVGIFVSASMAAALAPTMHLMVAARIVQGAGGGMISAVGIAAVGLVYPRHLVGRAFAANATVWGVMSVAAPAIAALMLTVLNWRWIFLVNLPLGLAALMAGWRVLPGPAGRRDGRVDWLGAAMVGTVTIGMAMAVDRLDWTSLAWLAAVAIAASLYVRHARHHEAPIVRLEHLIRQPYAGLALGIGLMVAGAIAAETYIPLYVRGALGAGPALTAWSVLFFTLGWTTGANISGRLMGRMAESSLTVGGFGITIPALVSLWGVVTFDLPTAFVFVCLYFAGTGVGTSTNSGLTLLRTATPDDQLGRVTAAHQVARAQGFTIGAALGGSVILLAVARVVPDLDVVRQLLAGESADITSAAAQGIADGFALTALVGAGVVLAGLPAILRLRKYLAPARAEKRENR
- a CDS encoding nitroreductase/quinone reductase family protein, whose translation is MEDNNRKMMRLQWKAHKLAWNLSGGRLGRRVTGMPVLELVTIGRKSGEERQILISYVDDSGTPAIIGTNAGKDADPAWVLNLRANPNARARWDGKWRQVTAVELTGEDHQHVWNKALAANSGFQTYKMRLTRPVPIIRLITG